Below is a genomic region from Micropterus dolomieu isolate WLL.071019.BEF.003 ecotype Adirondacks linkage group LG16, ASM2129224v1, whole genome shotgun sequence.
CTCTGTAGAACCTTAAACGCATTGGATGACATTAATAAAAGTACAGGAGTGTGTGGGTTGAATCGTGTGTAACAGACTTGTTGTAGCTATGATTATTGTCACATTATCATGTCATTAAATATGCAAAGATTTATCTCATGGCTACAGATTGAAATAATGTCTGTTACTGTAATCCATAGTCACAAACTTATGTAACATCAAATACATATGTTTTCTCCAGATTTAAGACAAGTAGAACTCATAATAAATACCTCGATGTAATTGTGCTCCGTTGTCATTCCTCCATTCTCTGGGTTCAGTGTTACAGCTGGCAGCAGTAGCAGGTAATCATTCGGTGCCACTCTGACAGCAGCAGTCTCTTCTGTCACTTACCAGGGGTGGATATCGAGGCAGCCCGGAAAGAGGAGGAGCGGGTGATGCTGAGGGACGCCCGGCAGTGGCTCAACAGCGGCCAGATCCAAGATGTCCGGCACGCCAAGTCCGGAGGAACGTCACTTCATGTAGCTGCTGCGAAGGGATACGCAGAGGTTTTAAAGTAAGCAGTGGTTTTGATTTCACAGGTAGTAGAATCATTTATTGCTCGTTGTTACATAAAGCCTTTCCTTTATGTTACGTTGTATAAAAGACTATTAATAGTCAAGACAGTTGTGAGGCCTTTCTTTGCTAATGTCAAACATAGCTTGGTCTCTGTATCTTGTCAGTGCGTTGTTCCGACCCTGCATCTGTAGGCTGTTAATACGGCTACACAGCTCGAGGAAAGGAACTGCAGCCGCCTGTCCATCTGGTCTGGGAATTCAGCCAGCGTACTCTACTGCCATAGATAGTGCTAAGATCTCTGATTTTTAGCGCAACAAACATATACAAGCCAGGAATCTAAATGTTTTCCTCATCATGGCAGAATTATGGGCGAAAATATTAGAGTTTAGCTGACGTCACCCTGCTCTTGCTCAGTGACAACAACTTTCAGAATATGTGTCCGTGTGTTTAGGGGGTGGACTATGTATCTCAGATATCTGACCTGGGGTTATAATGCTGACGCACTTCTCAAAGCCTGGACACTGGCAGCACCTTGAAAGATTAGTTTACAGAATCGAAtctgagaaaaaaagatttgctAATTCTAAGTCTCTCCTCCCTTTCCAACTCCATGTGCAGGCTTTTAATCCAAGCAGGGTATGATGTAAATATTAAGGACTATGATGGCTGGACTCCTCTACATGCAGCAGCACACTGGGGCAAAGAGGAGGCATGTAGGATACTGGTGGAGAATCTATGTGACATGGACCTCATTAATAAAATGGTGAGTAACAAGCACTGTCGTAGAGTCCTGTCATTAAATTCTGTGCAATCCATATTTtagaactttttattttattgctttcCCTCAGGGCCAGACAGCTTTGGATGTAGCTGACGAAGATGTTCTGGGATACTTAGAAGAactacaaaagaaacaaaagctgGTAAGTTGATGTGACCCATATCTACACCAAACAACTTATTCAGCTGTTTTAATGGTGGATACATTTGGAGGTGTTTTGtaaaaatttttatatatatataaaattagtgGAAGCCTGTGATTGAGTGGGAATGTGTGAATCCTCTTCAGTAACATTCATTGTGTCTTTCCCCTTTATTGCAGCTGATGAGTGTGGAGAAAGACGTTAAGAAATCTCCTTTGATTGAAACAACAACCACCGGGGATAACAACCAGTCACTGAAACCACTCAAGAGGTAAATACCttgaaaaaataatcaacagaaaCTGCCTACTGAATGTGTGAGTGTTATTAAGCCACCTATAGCTCAGACATAACTAATTAAACTTCTGTaggtttaaaatattttattttgtatcttTGGCTTGTATTCTCTCTTGTAGCTCAAAATGCTGTACTACACTGATGCTGTAGTTCTCTGCTAATGGtgtcaaatgtgtgttttgcagcaaAGAAACACTGCTTCTGGAGCCAGAAAAGAGCGCCCCACGCATAGACACCTTAGAACCGGAGAAGGTGGATGAAGAAGAGGATGGGAAGAAGGACGAATCAAGCTGCTCcagtgaggaagaggatgatgaagatTCGGAGTCGGAGACTGAAGcaggtactgtgtgtgtgtgacttatTTTAGACTTGTTGTGGTATCACTAAATCAGgtcaaaacaaaagaatttcGGTTAAATGTCTCGCATACAAATTTGATTCTGCCTACCCTTTTTCTTGTGGTCAAACGTCACCATCTAAATTTGTTTTCCATACTGCAGTTATGTTCTGacttttttaaacacattttccagaattgttttttattattaattgttaATTGACGCAAACAACtaatactttttctttttgaccCTGCCAGACAAGAGCAAGCCTTCAGCATCAGTGAGCAACAACACAACGCCCACCCCGACCACCGTCACCGTGTCATCTCCAACTAGCCCAACCAACCAGGTGACGACCCCCACTTCACCGGTAAAGAAGGTACGACCTGGTGGACAAGTGGTATTTATTATCCTACCGTGTGCAGACAGCTGCCATGgtactggcaaaaaaaaaaaaatcaaataggACACGTTTCACTCAAATTGGGAAGCAGTTGATGGGTTTTAGAAAAGGCCTTCGAGGAAATTAAATGCAGCATTGCCATGATGCAATCATGTCCCAATCATGTCCCTATTCTACCCTCTAGTCACTTCAGGTAGTAACTACACCTCCTCCGTTGCACTAAGCCAGTGCAACTTTGCTCTACTGAGAGATGTTGGTGCTTCATTATGTACACAAATCTGTAAAATTATCTATTTGGGTTTTCCTCCCCCTTGAACACAAACCTAATTTCACAGCCGGATGACGATACTGGGGGATTACATAAATGATTTTGCAGTTCATACTCCAGGCCATCACAGAAATAGTTGTTCCTGGTTGTGATTTGTTCTTCACGTCGCAGCACAATGAGCAGACGAAGCGAACACGTCACACAGGCCGTGAGAATGACAGTTACGAGCAATTTTTGGTGGCGTTTAACAAACATGGCAACAGGCTGTACAGTGGGGATGATTGGTGGCCAATTCTGGATAATGTTAACGGTTTACTATATGCCTGTTGGATACCAGGAGCCTGGACTTTATAGAGCACTGGATTGGGTTGGTTGTTAAGAATAAAACTAGAAAGTGTTCCATGGTAGTGTTTTCCCACTTTTGAgtctgctgccctctgctggcaAATTGAGGCCAAGCATTTAACCATAGTGAACCTGGTCAACCTTTCCAAGGGCACGTCTGCTTCCTTCAGGCCACTGGTTCAAACAAATACTTAATGTGGCATCATTTTTAACTGTTAGAAAGGTACTTTGAGTTTTTTTGTGTGGCATTCAGAAAAGCTGTGATACTCATTTCCAAGTCTGTGATATCAGATACCACCTACAGAATGCATCATCATTTCACACTCAAGAATGCAGCCTAAATTAGAGGGTACATTTTACagtgtcctctctctttctgaatTTGCACCCTTTAGTCTATGGCCTGCAATCAGTGGCCACATATCTTTTACACTTTCTAAATGTTGCTTCTTTTGTtgcattgttattgttgttcCAATCTTTCTTTGAAGCCTAGTGCTCACACATCACAATGTCTTCTGTCTAACAAGAGTGAGCAAAACATTAACAATGTCCGGTTTTGACACTACCAAATGTTTGTGGGATCTGACACTTATTCCAATTtgaacattaataaataataacaataattaaaccGGTTTGGCAGTAGGCATTGTGTGGTGTGACTAGGCCTTAAAAAAATCTGTCCTACcataaagtgtttcttttgctgctgctgctgctgcttctgtctTATTCTggccttttctctgtctcaatctctctgtcctcctccatGCCCTCCCTCCCCCCGTGTCTTTCTCATCCTGGGCTCTTGACTTGGTTGGCTTTAGTTTGATTGTATTACTCCCCTCATGCCTGTGGCGGAGCCAGGCTGTCCTGCATTGTGGCGTCAAGGCTTGCGCAAAACAGGCATTTCTCTAGTGCCAAAAAAACCTATGGTGAGGCATTGGTGTGCACCAGAGTTGTTCTCTCATCCTACATGCACCTGTGCACTGACAAAGTACTTAACACCCCCCTTAACCACCCTGGCCCAATCCAAGTGATGCTGATTGAACCTACTGCTGACTTTCACTCATCAACcctacattgtgttgttttcacTTGTAATCAACAAATGAACTGTACTGATGGTGCTTTCACCCCGTGTCTGTGttgcttctgtgttttgtttagttgcTTGTCTTTTGagagtttgttttaaaaatgtatgtgtggCCAGACCTGAAAACTATCAGACCCTAAAATCCCAACTATTTTAATTACTCTTTTACCACCTATTGTACAAGAGCATAGCATAATTATCGTGTTGTAAGAATAGCATTTACTCTGGGATAACTTTTAGAGTCTGGTAGTGGTAGTAGTGGTTGTGGATGTGATCAAACACATTAACAAGCATGTCCTTCATTTTAGAAATGTCCTCTTAATGGTCGACTTAATAGATTACATCAATACGTCGACTAACGTAATGCGAGTCGACGTATTTACGTAATCTATTACGCATCGCTGCGTCCGGTGTTAATGGGATTCTgggacaagctccagctacatgACGTCGCCTTCGACCGTCTAAAGTTCGGGAGTATTTTAGACGGACACTCAACAACTTGGTGCTCCATGAGCTCTGTGAACTGGAAgtagcttcactgcagcacaactgctgtccacgaatacGTGAAGCGGCATGAACACATGAAAAAGTACACGTGCGAAAGTATCCCGGAGCACTGACGGCACCACCGCAAATCTTGTTTACTTTCTGCTATGCTACTATTGTCGTTATTCttatgtgcttcatcaggatggttgaataaaatactgatttattgattagacatgtttttgatatttatttaaattggtatgttagtcGAGTAATAAgcaactttttttccctttagaATACACACTTAGTCGTTacattaatcgactaattgaaaaaataacgttagattaatcgacttgaaaaataatcgttatgtacagccctaatttaaacataaaaattgCAGCGTATTGAGATTAATCCAAAATGTTTGACCTGATTGACTTGTTTGTTGATGACTAAAAATCTAATTTACCGTCTGTGTATTTATCAATGGTTAACTTTGTACTCTAAACCGCTCCCCCTTCCTCCCTTTCAGGTCCCTCAGCCTGCTGGAAAGGCTTCAACTAAAGTGGAGGATGATAGGAAGGACGAATCGCCAGCATCGTGGCGGCTGGGTTTGAGGAAGACGGGCAGCTATGGGGCTCTGGCAGAGATCACAGCTACCAAGGAGGCTCAGAAGGAGAAAGACACGACTGGGGTGATGCGCTCAGCCTCGAGCCCTCGCCTGTCGTCCTCCCTGGAcaataaagacaaagagaagGTCAACAGTCACATGGTCACATCCTTTATTTTTTCAGTCTCTTAGACCACTGGGACACTAGGATGTCCCGAGTGATTTTCCAGCTGGCTACATTataaatgtatgaatgaatATGAAAAGGAAGAAATCGTTCATATTTAGGCTTGATGCGGCCATGACCTGCTTTTTGTAAGAGCTTAATTAGGCCTGAAAAGGCACCCTAGATGCTTTTTAATAGTAAATAAAGTTTGTAGGGATATTTGACAGCTGTTCCATGGATGGTCACTAATATGGGTCCTATTTATTCCGCTGTCTCCAGGAAAAAGATAAAGGGACCCGGCTTGCCTATGTGGCCCCTACCATCCCCAGGAGACTGGCCAGTACTTCAGACATTGATGAGAAGGAAAACAGGTGAAGCCTTAGAGCCAAGTGGCTCTGTGCAAACATGCATTGGCATGAGCGGCTCCTGCTGCCCACTGCTGTGTGTTGCAGGCAAAAGACCTCAATGCTCTGCATGGTGTGTGTGGCCCTAAGGAACTGCCTTAATTAGTTTGTTGTGTCGTGCAGCAATGGATTTGGTAGACTTCAAAATCACTAGGAAAATGGTGGATTTCAAAGTGGGTAGAGTTAGGTTTAATGAAAGACTACTACTTTTATCAGCACATATCTAGTCTCTGTCAGTATCTGTTAATGAAAGCCTGGGGTACAATTGTAGCATTTGGTTCCCCAGGGACTCTACTTCTCTGATACGTAGTGGCTCATACACTCGGCGACGCTGGGATGACGACCTGAAGAACAGCGAAGGAAGCGCCTCCACCAACCGAACTCCCAGCTATCAGCGCAGGTTAGCGTCTGCTGCGAAATAAATCTCTGCCAAACTTCTCATCATCAGATTTCTGTTACATctggggtgggtgtgtgtgtgtgtgtgtgtgtgtgtgtgtgtgtgtgtgtgtatatatattttattattttatgaggTTGAGCTTTGCATAGCTGTGGAACTAAAACGAGTTGTTTATCAATCATCTGTAAATTTTGCTTTGATTATGTCATCAAAAGCTTCCACGCACAGCAGCAGCTACTGAGAAAGCCATGCCGAGCAGCCCAAATGCCTTTCTCTATCACTGCCACAGAGTCTGTTGCATGACTGTACCTGTCCTGTCAGGTTGTTGTGCCACTGAGTTCGCAATGCATTACTTTTAAAAAGCCTGTCTGTCCCAGAGATAAATCATATTCCCAGGTTTGATCGTGGCACAAAACCTAGACATGGATTTATGCTGCATGCATGTCATATGGGGAAAATACTGGATACCAGTCTCCTTTTAATACACTACTATTTTAAGTTGTGAAAGCTACGGAATTTGAAATAAATCTTTTCAAAGATCAAAGTATCTTTTAATTAATGAATGTATGCTGACCGAACAAGGTAATTGCAATCAACAGAAATCTACAAAAACCTTCATTGAAGGTATCTCCAAACACTATTTAACTGTTGATTTTAATTGTCCTGTTAGCAGTTAGTCCCATATGACATGAATGCACCAATAGTGTGCAAAGCTTAATAGTCTTATATATCTGTGTTTCTtatactgtatctgtgtgtgtgcgcctccACCGCTAACATGCCTCTCTTGCCCACCCGCCTGCCAACACGCCAGCACGTCCCATACGCTAGCACTAGGGCGGAGCGGCAGCATGCGGGACGTGCCAGCCAAGTCTTCGTCCACCTCCAGCTTGGACCCTAACAACAGTAATACTAAACCCTGGCAGCCACCCTCCTCCCACTACCAGTCTTACAGCATTTACCGCAGGTACACCAGCCTCAACAGGGGCTCCACCGTCTCTCCACCCACCTGTCCTCTCTGACCGTGTGTCTCTACTCTGGTGAAGTGCCTaccttgtgttttgtgttcctCTGGTTGCCTATAATGTCCAAATGAATTTTGGAAGAGAGTTGTTTTACCATCCAGAACTAGCCACAGTATATAGCCTGGTTTCTCGTTTTGTCCAAagtgatgaatgaagaatgaagTAACTCTATTAATGAAGTTAGGACTGAAATGTTATCCAGTAAAAGCAgaaacagatttttcttttgattgacAACAGAGATTGGAAAAACTTGAATGCTGTTGACATTGAATATTACTGTGACCCTGCAGTACTATTAATAAAAGTATGCTCAGCTTAATTTTCACTGAACTGTAATATTTAAACTCCAATACCTGTCTGGAATAACTATAGAATTTGATCCATTCATTCGTCTCACAAAGACAATTAGTTAGTTTTTGCATATTAGTTAAAGTTGCTCAGAAAAAGTTGGACAACTTttccccaaaataaggtttaaaaagcatttttcccaaCCAATTATACTTCTGCTACTCATGCGTCACTACTACCACGCATGTgcagtagaagtaaaacagacccttacatCAGTGGAACCAAACGATTGACTGAAATATATTttccgctttggctgttaaaagcagatgattggctttctagcgggaggggcgggataaccgtCATTTTTGCCcttacgggctttccccatagagttatATTGAGGATGTaattgagtggcgtgtctcctctaaaaTGTCGCTGTCTTGATTTACCTTTATGTTTACACGCAGAGCCATCATTACTAACAGCAGAAACCCAAGCATTGAGACTGACTGTCAAACAATGATGTTTTAAACCTCTAACTAATCACGCAATATAGGCTGTAGAACTATGAAGGGAAAGGATAGCTGTCTCCCAATGTTTAATTCTTAAAAGCATCAGTGTAAACAGGACATTCTTGTCATAGAGAATACACAAGAGAGAATTTTCCCCTCTTTTATCACAAAAACTGAGCTTTAGTGACCCActcctgttttatattttccccTGATATCATGCATTCACAATGCTGATATGAggcaaaaatatattattaataatcagATCATCTAACTTAATTATCAACATTATACCTGTGAAAACAAAGCTTTATTTGTGTCTTGCTCTGTCTTACGGgtgtctgttgtgtttgtctgacaTTTTGTCCTCCAGTGGCTCTTTCGGCAGAAGACAAGAGGACTTGAGTTCCTCAACCACCTCCCCCAcgaccaccaccacctcctcatcTGTTACCTCGCCTACAGGCCATCGGGGCCTGCTCTCCAGCCTGGGCTCCTCCTCCACCCGCACTGGCTCCACCAGTCTCAccagcaggtacacacacgAGCAGGACTGCTGTCAGCGGGCGAAAAAAAAGCATAACAATAAACCTTATTGTATACGGGTATTGGActaatacaggtgctggtcatataattagaatatcatcaaaaagttgatttattccAGTAAtcccattcaaaaagtgaaacttggatattatattcattcattacacacagactgatatatttcaaatgtttcgtttcatttaattgtgatgattaaaactgacaactaatgaaaatcccaaattcagtatctctgaaaattagaatattacttaagaccaatgcaaaaaaaggatttttagaaatgttggccaactgaaaagtatgaacatgaaaagtatgagcatgtacagcactcaatacttagttggggctccttttgcctgaattactgctgcaatgcggcgtggcatggagtcgatcagtctgtggcactgctcaggtgttatgagagcccaggttactctgatagtggccttcagctcttctgcattgttgggtctggtgtatcgcatcttcctcttcacaataccccatagattttctatagggttaaggtcaggcgaatttgctggccaattaagaacagggataccatggtccttaaaccaggtactggtagctttggcactgtgtgcaggtgccaagtcctgttggaaaatgaaatctgcatctccataaagttggtcagcagcaggaagcatgaagtgctctaaaacttcctggtagacggctgcattgaccttggacctcagaaaacacagtggaccaacacNNNNNNNNNNNNNNNNNNNNNNNNNNNNNNNNNNNNNNNNNNNNNNNNNNNNNNNNNNNNNNNNNNNNNNNNNNNNNNNNNNNNNNNNNNNNNNNNNNNNCTTCAAGCaacatggattctgtgcctctcctctcttcctccagactctgggaccttgatttccaaaggaaatgcaaaatttactttcatcagagaacataactttggaccactcagcagcagtccagtcctttttgtctttagcccaggcgagacgcttctgacgctgaaacccatgtcttgcatacgtctgtgcgtggtggttcttgaagcactgactccagctgcagtccattctttgtgaatctcccccacatttttgaatgggttttgtttcacaatcctctccagggtgcagttatccctattgcttgtacacgtttttctaccacatcttttccttcccttcgcctctctattaatgtgcttggacacagagctctgaacagccagcctctttagcaatgaccttttgtgtcttgccctccttgtgcaaggtgtcaatggtcgtcttttggacagctgtcaagtcagcagtcttccccatgattgtgtagcctacagaactagactgagagaccatttaaaggtctttacaggtgttttgagttaattagctgattagagtgtggcaccaggtgtcttcaatattgaaccttttcacaatattctaattttctgggatactgattttggggttttcattagttgtcagttataatcattaaaattaaatggaatgaacacttgaaatatatctgtgtctgtgtggaatgaatgtatacattatacaagtttcactttttgaatggagttactgaaataaatcaactttttgatgatattctaattatatgaccagcacctttACAGTGTCTGACCTCCAAAATGGCTGCCACCAGACttcacatttcagttttataatcAAAGCAGTTGAAATGCAGAATCTTTCAGGTTTAGCAGGTTTATTTATAAAATGCTGGTGTATAAACAGGTACTGGTCAGAGGAGAgtgcagagagggagaaggagaaggagtcTGCTGCGGTCATCCCCACTATAAACACTGGCTCTACTACGACCACCGCATCTACCACTACCACTACCGCCATATCTACCACTGGCACTGGCACCGGCACCGGCTCTGAAAGACGCAggtaacaaacacacaagcaccttTTCCCTACATACTTCATCCATATTTATCCtgtaattagggctgggcaataaaacaaaaatgataatcatcgcaatataattttcctctaacaatataacaaatgttcaatatattgtcaataaatgtttgatgtgATTAATTTGAATTACGAATGAAATAGCACTTAattttttgatttaaaatatttattttgttgaggaaaaagagaCTCATTATTGTTTTGAGTGTTCTcactcagatttgtgaagtgatccactgtttaacgtcaagtgtttgtcacattctgaccgtaaagaaaagtttttaaccacaaaaTTAACCATctagtttcttcaactttcactcaggagcaaaaatcagcctttaaactttaatgatgatgacatttatcatgatgaTATTTAaatgatatgacatttttatattgtgataacagttttggccttatcgcccagccctacctgTAATATGGGAAAATATGTCCATTTATTTCTTGTCTCACattgtgaattatttttatcccttaacataagaaaacatgcacacatttcttAGTCTGTGCAGATAATctaaatatgtaataataaatttaCAGTGTAGCATTAAGATGGGATAATCTCATCTTGATGATTGGTGTTTTTTGTGATGCATTTTGTTTGATTACATTTCAGTCTGAGATGTTAATTGCTGTTTGGGTTTAGAGGAGACTTTCAGCGTCCCATGGCATtaggttttttgtttgtcttgacTAAAGTTAAAATTGCTGGGGAAAGAATTCGATACTTAAAATTTTGCTTTActtaatgaatttatttatttattatatttgttcaTGACATTCTCAATTTTGAATGGCTTGGATATTTTAACGAAACATTTACTCTAAACAGCTTCATGAAATATTGCCATGAACCTTAAAGGCTTCCATCAGTCAAACAGTAATGCGGATGTATTTCCTCTGTTTTGAGAACGGGGTGTGTGCGATCTTCAACTCTGTACACACAGTGTGGTGGGGGAGAGAGAGTTTGCCTGTGTCCatctgtgagagagagtgtgtcaCAAAGCATGTGTTTGCACGTGTGTTTGAGTGGGGTCGAGACCATATcttcctgtttcactgctgaAATAAGCCACCTGTCGTGGTAGGAGTGGGGAAGTGCTGTTTCATAGCATGGACTGCTCCTGTGACTTTTCCTTATAAGGAATGTGGGCAGAAGCTGCACATTTTCCTCAAGGCCAAGGCTCCACTCTGAACTGAATTCATACCTCTGTGTGGCCAACAGAGGCATGCTACACACTGAGAGAAAGAACTAGAATAGCTCACTATTTTAATTTGCAAAGTCTGTTGCCTTTTGAGTGTGGTACTGCTATAGAAAAAgttaaaacacatattttaatccTATTTTACCACAGTAACTTAAAGTAGGTGTACGTTTTCAGCTTCATCTTAGGAAACTCGAACATTTTTCCAGGAATATCCTGCTTCACATACATCTTCATTAAAGGAAATCTTCTTTACCAACATATCTTGACATAGGTAGCTGCATCACATTCATACTATTCCACATATGTACACCTGGAGCTGTGATGTTACTGTACATTTAATATCCTCACTCTGCAGTATTTATTGTGAGAGGAAAGCATGATTTTGTCACTTTTCCAGCTAGTTAGTAAATTAGAGCAGCCATCCTTCTCATCGCCAGCCACCATACTGCCCAACACAATGACAATTACCACAACTATTTATGTAAGGAATGTCAACTGAAAAACGTGTCTTTACAAGTTCCACCATCCCAATAGTCATCTAATGCTAGAGCTTATTTTTGCTGTTGCTAAATAATTAACTGTATgagtgtgtctttgtgcatgtCAGGTCATACCTGACGCCAGTGCGAGACGAGGAGTCAGAGTCCCAGAGGAAAGCTCGCTCCAGACAGGCTCGACAGTCAAGGAGGTCCACCCAGGTTAGTTAACCTGTATCACCTCTGATATGTTGACACTTACTTTATCCCCCCATCCCACCAAAAAAGTAACTGGTAAAACAATAATGTAGTCCCACATCAAAACAGAAGGTGACCTGTAGGTGCCCCTGGTTTGGATTACGATTTTATAGCcatagtttttaaatgtttttttcctggtTGAGACAGACGAATGTTTTGTGTGCATAGGTAGGACTTAACATCTAGGCCTGTCATTTTACATGAAGCAAAAATGCTGTTTGAGTAACTGGGAACTATTCGACCAAGACATGAAAATTTTACATTATAAGCGCCGATTgaacagcttttctttttttttttttaactgtaagCTAGatctaatttaatta
It encodes:
- the ppp1r12a gene encoding protein phosphatase 1 regulatory subunit 12A isoform X2, which codes for MKMADAKQKRNEQLKRWLGSETDLEPPILKKKKTKVKFDDGAVFLAACSSGDTEEVLRMLDRGADINYANVDGLTALHQACIDDNVDMVTFLVEHGASINQPDNEGWIPLHAAASCGYLDIAEYLISQGANVGVVNSEGETPLDIAEEEAMEELLQNEINRQGVDIEAARKEEERVMLRDARQWLNSGQIQDVRHAKSGGTSLHVAAAKGYAEVLKLLIQAGYDVNIKDYDGWTPLHAAAHWGKEEACRILVENLCDMDLINKMGQTALDVADEDVLGYLEELQKKQKLLMSVEKDVKKSPLIETTTTGDNNQSLKPLKSKETLLLEPEKSAPRIDTLEPEKVDEEEDGKKDESSCSSEEEDDEDSESETEADKSKPSASVSNNTTPTPTTVTVSSPTSPTNQVTTPTSPVKKVPQPAGKASTKVEDDRKDESPASWRLGLRKTGSYGALAEITATKEAQKEKDTTGVMRSASSPRLSSSLDNKDKEKEKDKGTRLAYVAPTIPRRLASTSDIDEKENRDSTSLIRSGSYTRRRWDDDLKNSEGSASTNRTPSYQRSTSHTLALGRSGSMRDVPAKSSSTSSLDPNNSNTKPWQPPSSHYQSYSIYRSGSFGRRQEDLSSSTTSPTTTTTSSSVTSPTGHRGLLSSLGSSSTRTGSTSLTSRYWSEESAEREKEKESAAVIPTINTGSTTTTASTTTTTAISTTGTGTGTGSERRRSYLTPVRDEESESQRKARSRQARQSRRSTQGVTLTDLQEAEKTIGRSRTPKTWEEEKEEKEKQDKEKQQEEKKEMETKEDDYRSKYRSFEERYRPSSSSSAISTVSTASTPSYSSTTFSSSSSSLNRPNSLTGITSSYSRSSRDTEKEMDKKEEEKEGEDKSQPRSIRDRRRPREKRRSTGVSFWTQDGDENDPDQLSDSEEGSTKGEPQSDRLSRNESTSSLDRNDTLFSRGYGESRRTYSSRLDRDDTTDYKKLYEQILAENEKLKAQLRDTDLELADLKLQLEKATQRQERYADRSQLEMEKRVTSRPQYHLGGGKKSSRKEDF
- the ppp1r12a gene encoding protein phosphatase 1 regulatory subunit 12A isoform X3, which codes for MKMADAKQKRNEQLKRWLGSETDLEPPILKKKKTKVKFDDGAVFLAACSSGDTEEVLRMLDRGADINYANVDGLTALHQACIDDNVDMVTFLVEHGASINQPDNEGWIPLHAAASCGYLDIAEYLISQGANVGVVNSEGETPLDIAEEEAMEELLQNEINRQGVDIEAARKEEERVMLRDARQWLNSGQIQDVRHAKSGGTSLHVAAAKGYAEVLKLLIQAGYDVNIKDYDGWTPLHAAAHWGKEEACRILVENLCDMDLINKMGQTALDVADEDVLGYLEELQKKQKLLMSVEKDVKKSPLIETTTTGDNNQSLKPLKSKETLLLEPEKSAPRIDTLEPEKVDEEEDGKKDESSCSSEEEDDEDSESETEADKSKPSASVSNNTTPTPTTVTVSSPTSPTNQVTTPTSPVKKVPQPAGKASTKVEDDRKDESPASWRLGLRKTGSYGALAEITATKEAQKEKDTTGVMRSASSPRLSSSLDNKDKEKEKDKGTRLAYVAPTIPRRLASTSDIDEKENSTSHTLALGRSGSMRDVPAKSSSTSSLDPNNSNTKPWQPPSSHYQSYSIYRSGSFGRRQEDLSSSTTSPTTTTTSSSVTSPTGHRGLLSSLGSSSTRTGSTSLTSRYWSEESAEREKEKESAAVIPTINTGSTTTTASTTTTTAISTTGTGTGTGSERRRSYLTPVRDEESESQRKARSRQARQSRRSTQGVTLTDLQEAEKTIGRSRTPKTWEEEKEEKEKQDKEKQQEEKKEMETKEDDYRSKYRSFEERYRPSSSSSAISTVSTASTPSYSSTTFSSSSSSLNRPNSLTGITSSYSRSSRDTEKEMDKKEEEKEGEDKSQPRSIRDRRRPREKRRSTGVSFWTQDGDENDPDQLSDSEEGSTKGEPQSDRLSRNESTSSLDRNDTLFSRGYGESRRTYSSRLDRDDTTDYKKLYEQILAENEKLKAQLRDTDLELADLKLQLEKATQRQERYADRSQLEMEKRERRALERKISEMEEELKMLPDLKADNQRLKDENGALIRVISKLSK